The segment CAATAGAAAATATCTTTAAAAATCAAACCCATGAACTTATCTCCCCTCGTCTCTGTCATCATTCCTTTTTACAACGAAGAAAAGAGCATATCTGACGCAGTCGAAAGCATCTTGAATCAAACGTATCAACACTTTGAGATTGTATTGGTCGATGATCATTCGACGGATCGCTCTGTCGAAATCATACGCAACTTTCGAGATCCGAGGGTGCGGCTCATCCAAAAAGATGCTTCCATCCCCCAAGGCCGAGCCTCCAGCCGCAACTTGGCCATTCAGGAAAGTCAGGGGAAGCTCGTCATGTTACAAGACGCAGACGACCTCTCCATGCCCACGCGACTGGCACGACAAGTCGAACGATATCTCGCCAATCAAGAAAAGAATCCAATCGTTGGGTGTGCCATAAAAATCAACGCGCCAGGACAACAGCGCGTCAAACTCCTACCTGAAGATCACGCCCAAA is part of the Candidatus Woesearchaeota archaeon genome and harbors:
- a CDS encoding glycosyltransferase family 2 protein, which gives rise to MNLSPLVSVIIPFYNEEKSISDAVESILNQTYQHFEIVLVDDHSTDRSVEIIRNFRDPRVRLIQKDASIPQGRASSRNLAIQESQGKLVMLQDADDLSMPTRLARQVERYLANQEKNPIVGCAIKINAPGQQRVKLLPEDHAQIIQGFQRKWNRVTIVAGTLLLAKETLLQYPYRTRYQHMEDWDLLLRLYESKRFFFTNVNQPLYQYNLPDGGSKSEEDWILYN